The Streptomyces rimosus genomic interval TACGAGCCTTCGCGCACGGCGGGTATCTGGCGTCCGGCGATCCCCTCACGGGCTCGTACGCCGAGGAGGCCGCCGACGGGGACGCGGCGGCCGACGCGCTGCTGTCCGGCCCGTACACCGAGCGCCCGGCACCGCCGCGCGCCATCACCCGTATGACAGCGGGCCAGGAGACGGCCGTACGCGGGAAGCCGGCCGAGCCGCCCGTCTCGCAGCCCCTCCAGGCCGCGCCGACGGCGGCGTCCGCCCCGATCGGCCCGCTCTTCTCCCCCGGCAACGACGGTGACGCCGACCACCACTGCACCGCGAGCGTGGTGCATTCCGCGACGCGCGACCTGGTCGTCACGGCGGCGCACTGCGTCTATGACGGCGGCTTCCGTACGAACCTGGTCTTCGCGCCGGGCTATCACGACGGGGTCGTGCCGTACGGGGTGTGGGTGCCGTCCCGTATCGTCGTCGATCCGCGCTGGGCCGACCGGCGCGACGAGGACCACGATGTGGCGTTCCTGCGGGTGCGCCGCCCGCGCGGCTCCGGCCCCGCCGGCCAGCGCGTCGAGGATCTGACCGGCGCCGAGCGGATCCGCTTCTCGCCGCCCGGCGGCCTGCCGACGCGGACCGTCGGCTATCCCGACGACCGTGAGACGCCGGTGAGCTGCCGGAACACCACCACCGCCGTACCCGGCCAGCTGCGCTTCGACTGTGCCGGTTTCCCCAATGGCACCAGCGGCGGCCCGATGCTCACCGCCGTCGACCCGGGCACCGGCCTCGGCACGGTGACCGGTGTCATCGGCGGCCTGGACGAGGGCGGCGACGACGAGACCTCGTACAGCAGCTGGTTCGGCCCGGACATCGCCGCCCTGTACCGGCGCGCCACGACGGACGGCGCCTGAGGCGTACGCCTACTTGCCGCGCGGCACCACGGTCCTGAGGACCTTCGGCAGCGGGTACCAGTCGGCGGTCACGATGCTGCCGTGGGCCGCGGCCAGCTGGTTGACGCGGGCCAGCGCCTCGGTCTCGGTGGGCCTGGTGCCGTCGATGACCGGGGCCACCTTGTGCGCGTCGGTCATGATCAGCAGGTAGTGCCGCTGGTCGTACCAGGCGGTGTCGATGCCGTTCTTCAGGTACGTGGCGGCGTCGCCGTCGAAGACCACGAACCAGGGGCGCAGCGCGGTTTCGGTGTAGCGGGTGCGCGGGTCGCCCGCCGCCGCGCCGTGTACCGCGGGGAAGGCGGTGGCCTGGTTCAGCTTGCCCTGGGCGGCGAGGTTCTTCAGGTGGGTGGCGTACTCGCGGTCGGTCCACAGCTTGTCGAGCGGGTTGCCCTCCTCGACCGTGCCGGGTATCAGCTCGAAGAGGAACTTGCCGTTCAGTGCGGAGCGGGTGGGCCAGCCGTTCGCCTGTACGGCCTCGTCGAGGTCGCGGTGGCCTGCGGCCAGGTCGCCGGGCCCGTACACCGCGTCGCCGAGCCGGGAGCGGACCAGTGCGTCGAAGGCCGCCGGGCCCCGGCCGCCCTTGTCGTTGAAGCCGTCCTTCATCTCGACCTTGACCGTGACCGGCCGGTGGCCGGGGTTGGCGTCGTGCCACGCCTTCATGTCGGCGAGGCAGCCGCCGAGGTCCTGGTCGCGCTTCTTCGTGCGCAGCTCGCCCGCGGTGGCGGCGTTCACGCAGTTGCTGTTGTTGCCGAACGGGTTGCTGTGCGAGACCCGCCAGGACTTGCCCAGCGCGTTGGTCCACACGTCCAGTTCGATCAGGCTCGCGCCGGAGTCCAACGCGTCCGCCAAGTACGGGTACTTGTCCTTCTCGTAGGCGTTGTGGACGCCGACGGACGTGGTCGCGCCGTACGATCCGGCGGGCTGTGCCGCGCCGGCCGGGCCCGCCAGCGCCACGACCACCGCCGCCGCGACCGCGGCCGTTCCCGCGCACCGTGTTCTGCTCATGTGCCCCCGCTTTCGTTCCACTGGCCCCCCGGCTGCCCCTGGTGGCTCCGAAATCACCAGCCCCTCCGGTCGAGGCAGCAGCGTACGGGAGTTGACGGATGGTCCGTCCACCGGGTGGGTACGCGGGCCGGGAATCGCCGTGCCGAGCCAGCAAACCAGGATGTGGAGGACATGTACGGCATCGTGGACACCGTGGATACACCGTTCGACGACACGACGCCCGGGGGCCGGCCATGAGCAGCAGCGACCGCGCCCGGGTCAAGGCCCTTCTGGACACCTACGGCCGGACCTACGCCGACGAGGCCGGCATCCGGCTCAAGGACACACCGCAGCCGCTGTACCAGCTGCTGGTGCTCTCGTGCCTGCTCAGCGCCCGCATCCAGGCCGGCATCGCGGTGGCCGCGAGCCATGCGCTGTCCAAGGCCGGGATGCGGACCGCACGGCGCATGAAGGACGCCACCTGGCAGCAGCGGGTGGACGCCCTCGGCGAGGGCGGATACCGCCGCTACGACGAACGCACCGCGACCCAACTGGGCGACGGCGCCGAGCTGTTGCTCGACAAGTACGGCGGCGACCTGCGCCGGATGCGGGACGCGGCGGACGGCGACACCGGCCGGCTGCGCTCGCTGCTGCGCGAGGTCCCCGGCCTCGGGCCCGCCGGTACGGACATCTTCCTGCGGGAGGCCCAGGCCGTCTGGACGGACCTCGCGCCGTACCTGGACGCCAAGGCCATGCAGGGCGCCGAACGCGTCGGCCTGCCGTCCTCCCCCGACGCGCTGCTCAAGGCCGCCGGGAAGACGGACGCCGCCGTGCTGGCGGCGGCCCTGGTGCGCGCGGCGCTCGACAAGAAGGGCGCGGAGGAGATCCGTAAGGCCGGGTGAACGGCCGGGTGGCCCCGGTCCCGCTGCGGGACCGGGGCCACCCGGCACGTACCCACGTCGGCTACGGCGTCTCGGTGAGCAGTCCGCGCGCCGTCGCCGCGATCGCCTGCGCGTCGATCCCGGCCGCCCGCAGCTGCTCCTCCGGCGACGCGGAGCCGGGCATGGTGCGCACCGCGAGCCGGGCCAGGCGCGGCACCGGCCGGCCGTCGGTGAAGGCGTCCAGCACCGCGTCGCCGAGGCCGCCCTCGGGGTGGTGGTCCTCGACGGTGATGATCCGCCCGGTGACCTCGGCCGCCTCCCGCAGCGTGGGCAGGTCCACCGGCTTGAGGGAGTACAGGTCGATGACGCGGGCGGGCACGCCCTCGCCGGCCAGGGTGTCGGCGGCGGCCAGCGCCTCGTGGACGGTGATGCCCGCGGCCACGATCGTGACCCGGTCCTCGGGTGTCGCGCGCAGCGTCTTGCTGCCGCCGATCGGGAAGTCCTCCCCCGGCCCGTAGATGACCGGGCTCTCGCCCCGGGACGTGCGCAGATAGCGGATGCCGCGCTCGCCGGCCATGGCGGCGGTCAGCCGGGCCGCCTGGTTGGCGTCGCACGGGTACAGCACGGTGCTGCCGTGCACCGCGCGGAACGCGGCCAGGTCCTCCAGGCCCATCTGCGACGGCCCGTCCTCGCCGATGGCGACGCCCGCGTGCGACCCGACGAGGTTGAGGTCGGCCCGGCTGACGGCGGCCATCCGCACGAAGTCGTAGGCGCGGCTGAGGAAGGCGGCGAAGGTGGTGGCGTACGGCACCCAGCCGCGTACCTGCATGCCGACCGCGGCGGCCACCATCTGCTGCTCGGCGATGTAGCACTCGAAGTACCGGTCGCCGTGCGCGTCGGCGAAGAAGGCGGCGCGGGTGGAGTCGCCGACCTCGCCGTCCAGCGCGACCACGTCGCCGCGGACGGCGCCGAGCGCGGCGAGCGCCTCGCCGAAGGCGTTGCGGGTGGCGACCGCGTCGCCGACCTTGTAGTCCGGCAGCTCGGGCTCACCGCCGCCGGACCGCAGCCGCGACGCGGCGTCCCGCGGCGGGTGTACGTCCACGTGCAGATCGCGGACGCCGCCCAGCTCCTGGATCGCCTCGGCCGCGTCCTTCAGCGGCTTGCCGTGCTTGCCCTCCTGGTCGGCCACCTCGCGTACGCCCTGGCCCTTGCGGGTCTTGGCGATGATCGCGGTGGGCTTGTCGGTGGTGGCGACCGCCTCGGCGTACGCGCGGTCCACCGCCTCCACGTCGTGGCCGTCCACCTCGATCGTGTGCCAGTCGAAGGCCCGGATACGGCGGGCGTAGGCGTCCAGGTCCCAGCCGTGCCGGGTGGGTCCGCGCTGGCCGAGCCGGTTCACGTCGATGATCGCGGTGAGGTTGGCCAGCTTCTCGTACCCGGCGTGCTCGAACGCCTCCCACATCGAGCCCTCGGCCATCTCGCTGTCGCCGCACAGCACCCATACGCGGTACGGGACGCGGTCCAGGTCGCGGCCGGCCAGCGCGAGGCCGACGCCGATGGGCAGCCCCTGGCCGAGCGAGCCGGTGGCCACGTCCACCCACGGGATGCGCGGGGTGGGGTGCCCCTCCAGCAGGCTGCCGTTCTTGCGGAAGGTCAGCAGCTGCTCGTCGGTGAGCGCCCCGGCCGCCTTGCCCATCGAGTACACCAGGGGCGAGGCGTGCCCCTTGGAGAAGATGAGGTGGTCGTTGCCGGGGTTCTCGGGGTCGGCGAAGTCGTAGCGCAGATACTCGCTCAGCAGCACCGCGGCCAGGTCGGCAGCGGACATCGAGGAGGTCGGGTGGCCGGAGCCGGCCGCGTCGGCGGCGCGCACGGAGTCGACGCGCAGCTGTTGCCCTAGCTCGCGCAGCCGGTCGTACCGGGCGGTCTCCGCACCCGGGTCGTTCTGCTTGGTCATCAGCTTCCTTCCGCTTTTCGGGGTTCTTCGGGCGTGTCGTGCGCCGTCGTGCGCTCCCCCGCGCGTCCGTCCGCCGGTATCCGGGCCAGTTCGGGCGCCGCCGTGTCCAGCGGCACGGACCAGGAGCGCACCAGGCCGAGCTGGACGCCCTGGCGCGGCAGCGCCGCGTCCAGCAGCCAGTCGGCGGCGACCCGGACGCGGTTGCCGGGCATCGCCATCAGGTGGTAGCCGCGGGTCACCGCGTTGGCGACCGGCCCGGACAGCGGGATGTGCAGCGGGTTGGCGGCGGCCTGCACCCCGCCGAGGTCGACCATGAAGCCCAGGTCGTGGTGCTTGTAGGCGCGGGGCTCGCCCTGCCCGTAGGAGGCGGCGACGTTGTGGGCCGCGACCTTGCCCTGGCGCTGTGCGTGCTGGGCGGTCATCGGCGTCATCTGGCCCGGCCGGGTCAGGTCCGGTACGGCGGCGGCGTCGCCGCAGGCGAGCACCTCGGGGTGGCCGGGCACGGTGAGGAACTCGTCCACGCACAGCCGGCCGCGTTCGGTGGGCAGGCCCAGCGACTCCACCAGCGGGTCGGGCCGTACGCCGACGCACCAGATCAGCGAGCGGGTGTCGACCGACGTACCGTCGTCCAGCAGCACCCCGTCGGAGGTGGCTTCCTTGACGGAGGTCTTGGTACGGATCTCGACGCCCCGCTTGGTGAGCACCCGGTGCGCGGTGCGCGACAGCCGTTCGTCCAGCTCCGGGAGCACCCGGTCGGCGAGGTCCAGCAGGATCCAGCGGGGCTGCGGCTCGCCGCGCAGTCCGGCGTTGTGGCGCGCCAGCGACCGGGTGAAGGTCACGCCGTGCGCGGCGACCTCGGTGCCGGTGTAGCCCGCGCCGACCACGACGAAGGTGGTGCGGACGGCCCGTTCGGCGGGGTCCTCGGCGGCGCCCGCCAGCTCGATCTGCCGGGTCATGTGGTCGCGCAGGTACAGCGCCTCCGGCATGCCGCGGAAGCCGTGCGCGTGCTCGGCGACGCCCGGGATGGGCAGCAGCTTGTTGACGCTGCCGACGGTCAGGACAAGGCGGTCGTAGCCGAGCGAGCCGGTACGGCCCTCCGGGTCGGTGTACTCGACGCGGCGGCCCTTGAGGTCCACGCCGCCGACCTGGCCGAGGACCAGCCGGACGCCGGGCAGCGTGCCGGTCAGCGACACCGACACCCGCCGCGGCTCCAGGATCCCGGCCGAGACCTCGGGCAGCAGCGGCAGGTAGAGAAAGTAGTCGTTGGGGTTGACCAGCACGATCTCAGCGGCGCCGCGGGCCTTTTTGGCGAGCGTGCGGGCGCACTCGTATCCGGCGAACCCGGCCCCCACGATCACCACGCGCGGCCGCCGCCCGGTACGGCTCTCCGCCACCATCTGCGTCTCCTCTCACCTCGGGGTCCTGCCCTGATCGGCCCGGGTGCCCGCATTCCGCGCGGGTATGTACGCCGTCCGGCCCAGCCGCGCGGTACCGGTCACCGCCCGGACGGCGGGTACGGGGCCGCTCAGCCGGGCAGTGCGAGCAGCACGCGGCCCGGTGTCCTCGGGTGCTCGACGGCTTCGTGGGCGTCGGCGATGGCGTCGAGCGGGTGGACGGCCGCTATGGGGTAGCGCAGCGCGGACGCGGCGGCCGCCGCCGTGATGTCCGGTACGGCCAGCCGCACCGCCTCGCGGGGGAAGTCGTCGTAGCCGAGCAGCCGTACGGTCGCGTTCTTGAAGGCCAGCGGCCAGAAGGGCAGTGCGGGGGCGGCGGCGCCGGTCGCGTAGGCGGCGATGGTGCCACCGGGGGCGAGCAGCCGCGCGTCGAGGTCGGCGTCGGCGTCGAAGGCGACCTCGACGATGCGGTCGGCGCCGCGGCCGCCGGTCAGGGCCAGTACGGCGTCGAGGACGTCCGCGCCGTCCGGCTCCCAGTACGGGCCGGTGTCCTCCCAGTCCTCATCGGCGTCCGCTCCGTTCCGGCAGGGGCCGGTCGCGTCCGCTTCCGTACCCGCCGCTTCCGGAACCCCCCGGCACACCGCCCGGTCCACCCCCAGCTCCCGCAACTCGCCGAGCTGGTCCGGGCGCATGACCGTGCCGATCACCAGGGCACCGGCCCGGCGTGCCAGGACGGCCGCCGCGCGGCCGACGCTGCCGAGCGCGCCCGCCACCACCACCGTCCGTCCGGTCACCGGGCCGTCCGCGAACAGCGCGCGGTGTGCGGTGATGCCGGGGATGCCCAGGCAGGCGCCCTGCTCGGCGGACACGCTGTCGGGCAAGGCGCCGACGCAGCCCTCCGGGACGACCGTGTACTGGGCGGCGGTGCCCTGCGGCCGGTAGCTCTGTGCGTACGAGCACCAGGCGCGGCGGCCCACCCAGGCGGCGGACACCCCGTCACCGACGGCGTCCACCACCCCCGCGCCGTCGCTGTGCGGCACGATCAGGGGGAATCCGGGCGTGGCGGCGCCCAGCCAGATCTGCCGTTTCTTCACGTCCCCCGGATTGATCCCGGAGAACGCCAGCCGGATGCGCAACTCACCGGGGCCCGGCTCGGGAGTGGGCAGTTCCCCCACCCGGAACACCTTTCGCGCCGGTCCCCTTTTCTCGTACCAAGCGGCACGCATAAGGGGCACGATACGGCGTCCGCCCTCGGCGTGGACAACCCCCGGCGCGCGCAATACGTTCAATGGCACTGGCGCCGCACGACGTTCCCGGGGGTGCGCGGTGAAGACCGAGGTCATCGAGAAGGACGATCAGTACGTACTGAATCACTGCACCAAATACCTCGCCAGGGAGAGCCGGGACGCGCGCCATGATTTCGGGCAGTACCCGCCCGGCGACGACCGGGCGGCGATCTGCGAGGCGTGGCGCTTCCCGGTCGTGGACGCGCACTGGGACGGGGTGTCGGCGGCCTCCTCGTATCCGTACAACGACGTCACCTTCGTCCACGACGGCCGCCGCACCACGCCTTCCTCGGTGGCCGTGCTGGGCACGTTCGGGCCGCTGCACTCGCCGGTCCCCTTGCGTCCGCTGGCCTTCGCGGGCGAGCCGACCGGCTTCTGGGCCGTCACCGTGCGGGTGCCCAAGGGGCAGGTGCACACGTACAAGTTCGCGGTGGACGGGGCGTATGTGCTCGACCCGGTCAACCCGCAGCGCGCCGTCCTGGACAACGGCGAGCCGTGGTCGCGCTTCTTCACCGACGCCTGCACCGTGCCGCTGTCGTTCAGCCGTGCCGAGCGCGATCTGCTGGGCCGGCTGGTGCGCCATCTGCTGCCCTTCCGGCTCGACGAGAACCGGCGGTTCATCCGCGGGGTGTACGAGTCGCTGGATCGGGCGGGCCGGGACGAGGAATTCCCGCTGGCCTATCAGCTGGACGACGAGGTGGGTACGGTCAACTACATCGACAAACTGATCGCCCGCCAGGAACAGCACAACGCCGACGATTACCACACCTGCCTCAAAATCATCGGTGAAATCCTGCGGTCCCGCTTCGGCGGACTCGACCCGGCGACCGCGCCTCCGGAAATGTTCGCGGATCTCTACCGGCAGATGGAAACCGAGAAGGTGGACGGCTGGGACTACTCCCGCTACGGAAGTCCCCGGTACTTCCTGCTGCTTCTGCGTCGGCACGCGATGACCGGCGCGTTCGTCCACCCGAAACACGGCGGGAATTCCGGCGCGGCGGGCTGGATGTATCTGGAGAGCCGGTTCCGGGACGCGCGGGACGCCACGCTCTTCGACTGGCGGCGGGCGCTGGAGTCCCCGCTGGGCCACAACACCGACTACCGCGGCTGAGCGGGGGACGTCATGGACGGGGAGAGTGCCACGGTCGTCGTCATCGGCAGTGGCGCGGGCGGCGCACCGCTCACCCACACACTGGTACGGGCGGGCCACCGGGTCGTCGTCCTGGAGAAGGGGCCGCTGCTGCGCACCCAGGCGCAGAGCCCCGGCGGCCTGTCGGACTTCAAGCGGGACGAGTGCTTCGCCACCGGTTCGGAGAAGCGCATCACCGTCCAGGGCGTGGCCAACACCGGCGAGTCGTTCTACTCCAGCCATGTGGAGCCGGACCTGAACGACGAGCCGCACGTCTACCGCGACAGCGACGGCCGGGACCGGGTCACCATCGAGGGTTACACGGCCCAATTGGTCGGCGGTGGAACGCAGTTGTACGGCGGGGTGTCGCCCCGCTTCACCCCCGAGGACCTGCGGCTGGCCACCCTGAACGCGTCGCGGGGCGACCTGCGCGACGACCCGGGCGGCGAGGTGCGCCGGGAGGCCCGCGACTGGCCGCTGGACTACGCCGCGCTGGAGCCGTACTACACCAGGGCCGAGGAGCTGGTCGGCATCAACGGGACGTGGGGGGGCCAGGCCAAGGTCCCGTCCCAGGACCGCTATCAGCCGCCGCTCGACCCCAATCCGATCAGCGCGTACGCCGCCGCCGGGATGGACGCGCTCGGCATGCGCCGCTACCGCACCCCGCTCGCCGTCATCACCCGCGACCACCCGCCCAGCGGCCGTACGGTGCCCGCCGACGCGGACAGCATCAAGACGGCGTTCGTCAACCGCTACGGCGACCCGCTGGGCCTGAAATCCAACGTCTGGGTGTCGCTGCTGGCGCCGCTGCGCGAGGTGAACGGCAGCGGCGGCCTGGACCTGCGGGCCAACTGCACCGTCACCCACCTGGAGGCGGACGGGCCGCGCGTGACCAAGGTGCACTACCGCGACCCGGGCGGCTGGCCCCGTACGATCACCGCCGGGACCGTCGTCGTGGCCTGCTCGGCGATCGAGTCCGTACGGCTGCTCCAGCTCTCCGGCCTGCTCGACCCGGCCTTCGACAAGCGCGTCAACGCCAACGGCCTGCTGGGCCGCTACTTCCTGACCCACTGCTTCGGCGGCGCCCAGTGCATCGTCCCGGAGCGCGCCGACAAGTCCAGGACGCTGGACTCGGACTGGGCCACCGACCACTGCGCGCGCCCCGAGTGGTTCCGCGCCCAGGGCCTGTGGGCGGGCGGCGTGATCTACAACAACACCTCCGACGGCGCCCTGCCCCTCTCCCTCGCCCGCACCTGGCACGCGATGGACATGGACAGCATGTGGAAGGGCTACCTCTACGACACCGGCATCGTCGGCGACGGCTTCGAGGACTACCTGGAGGACAGCTTCGGGCGGCGCCTGTCCGTGGCGTTCATGGCCAACCAGGTGCCGCAGCGGGAGAACCGCATCGAGCTGCACCCGAGCGTGACCGACAAGTGGGGCCGCCCGGTCGCGTACATCATCAAGTCCTGGCATCCGCACGACCGGGCGCTGATGGACACCCTCGCCGAGCAGTGCCGGCAGATCCTGGTGCGCGGCGGTGACGTGCGCGACGTCAGCTCGGGTTCGGTGGGCGGGTCGGTCGTACGGATCGCCAACCACGTACTGGGCGGTGCCCGGTTCGGCACGAACGCCGCGGACTCCGTCCTCGATCCCGACTGCCGGGTCTGGAACTTCGACAACCTCTACGTCACCGACGGGGCGTTCATGCCGACCTCGGGCAGCGCCAACCCGACGCTGACCATCGAGGCGAACTCCTTCCGCGTCGGTGACGTGCTGCTCGACAGGGTCGGGAGGACGTGACATGGACAGCCGCTTCGACGACGTCTTCACCCACCCCGAGAACGAGATCTTCCGCGTCGTCTTCTACCCCGACCGCATCTACCACG includes:
- a CDS encoding trypsin-like serine peptidase; amino-acid sequence: MICCRIPVRRQTIHPGSPAPATPRTRRRVALGLCAALGLTCAGTVLAVRAFAHGGYLASGDPLTGSYAEEAADGDAAADALLSGPYTERPAPPRAITRMTAGQETAVRGKPAEPPVSQPLQAAPTAASAPIGPLFSPGNDGDADHHCTASVVHSATRDLVVTAAHCVYDGGFRTNLVFAPGYHDGVVPYGVWVPSRIVVDPRWADRRDEDHDVAFLRVRRPRGSGPAGQRVEDLTGAERIRFSPPGGLPTRTVGYPDDRETPVSCRNTTTAVPGQLRFDCAGFPNGTSGGPMLTAVDPGTGLGTVTGVIGGLDEGGDDETSYSSWFGPDIAALYRRATTDGA
- a CDS encoding phosphatidylinositol-specific phospholipase C domain-containing protein, whose protein sequence is MSRTRCAGTAAVAAAVVVALAGPAGAAQPAGSYGATTSVGVHNAYEKDKYPYLADALDSGASLIELDVWTNALGKSWRVSHSNPFGNNSNCVNAATAGELRTKKRDQDLGGCLADMKAWHDANPGHRPVTVKVEMKDGFNDKGGRGPAAFDALVRSRLGDAVYGPGDLAAGHRDLDEAVQANGWPTRSALNGKFLFELIPGTVEEGNPLDKLWTDREYATHLKNLAAQGKLNQATAFPAVHGAAAGDPRTRYTETALRPWFVVFDGDAATYLKNGIDTAWYDQRHYLLIMTDAHKVAPVIDGTRPTETEALARVNQLAAAHGSIVTADWYPLPKVLRTVVPRGK
- a CDS encoding transketolase, with protein sequence MTKQNDPGAETARYDRLRELGQQLRVDSVRAADAAGSGHPTSSMSAADLAAVLLSEYLRYDFADPENPGNDHLIFSKGHASPLVYSMGKAAGALTDEQLLTFRKNGSLLEGHPTPRIPWVDVATGSLGQGLPIGVGLALAGRDLDRVPYRVWVLCGDSEMAEGSMWEAFEHAGYEKLANLTAIIDVNRLGQRGPTRHGWDLDAYARRIRAFDWHTIEVDGHDVEAVDRAYAEAVATTDKPTAIIAKTRKGQGVREVADQEGKHGKPLKDAAEAIQELGGVRDLHVDVHPPRDAASRLRSGGGEPELPDYKVGDAVATRNAFGEALAALGAVRGDVVALDGEVGDSTRAAFFADAHGDRYFECYIAEQQMVAAAVGMQVRGWVPYATTFAAFLSRAYDFVRMAAVSRADLNLVGSHAGVAIGEDGPSQMGLEDLAAFRAVHGSTVLYPCDANQAARLTAAMAGERGIRYLRTSRGESPVIYGPGEDFPIGGSKTLRATPEDRVTIVAAGITVHEALAAADTLAGEGVPARVIDLYSLKPVDLPTLREAAEVTGRIITVEDHHPEGGLGDAVLDAFTDGRPVPRLARLAVRTMPGSASPEEQLRAAGIDAQAIAATARGLLTETP
- a CDS encoding NAD(P)/FAD-dependent oxidoreductase, whose product is MVAESRTGRRPRVVIVGAGFAGYECARTLAKKARGAAEIVLVNPNDYFLYLPLLPEVSAGILEPRRVSVSLTGTLPGVRLVLGQVGGVDLKGRRVEYTDPEGRTGSLGYDRLVLTVGSVNKLLPIPGVAEHAHGFRGMPEALYLRDHMTRQIELAGAAEDPAERAVRTTFVVVGAGYTGTEVAAHGVTFTRSLARHNAGLRGEPQPRWILLDLADRVLPELDERLSRTAHRVLTKRGVEIRTKTSVKEATSDGVLLDDGTSVDTRSLIWCVGVRPDPLVESLGLPTERGRLCVDEFLTVPGHPEVLACGDAAAVPDLTRPGQMTPMTAQHAQRQGKVAAHNVAASYGQGEPRAYKHHDLGFMVDLGGVQAAANPLHIPLSGPVANAVTRGYHLMAMPGNRVRVAADWLLDAALPRQGVQLGLVRSWSVPLDTAAPELARIPADGRAGERTTAHDTPEEPRKAEGS
- a CDS encoding alcohol dehydrogenase catalytic domain-containing protein → MGELPTPEPGPGELRIRLAFSGINPGDVKKRQIWLGAATPGFPLIVPHSDGAGVVDAVGDGVSAAWVGRRAWCSYAQSYRPQGTAAQYTVVPEGCVGALPDSVSAEQGACLGIPGITAHRALFADGPVTGRTVVVAGALGSVGRAAAVLARRAGALVIGTVMRPDQLGELRELGVDRAVCRGVPEAAGTEADATGPCRNGADADEDWEDTGPYWEPDGADVLDAVLALTGGRGADRIVEVAFDADADLDARLLAPGGTIAAYATGAAAPALPFWPLAFKNATVRLLGYDDFPREAVRLAVPDITAAAAASALRYPIAAVHPLDAIADAHEAVEHPRTPGRVLLALPG
- a CDS encoding gluconate 2-dehydrogenase subunit 3 family protein, with protein sequence MKTEVIEKDDQYVLNHCTKYLARESRDARHDFGQYPPGDDRAAICEAWRFPVVDAHWDGVSAASSYPYNDVTFVHDGRRTTPSSVAVLGTFGPLHSPVPLRPLAFAGEPTGFWAVTVRVPKGQVHTYKFAVDGAYVLDPVNPQRAVLDNGEPWSRFFTDACTVPLSFSRAERDLLGRLVRHLLPFRLDENRRFIRGVYESLDRAGRDEEFPLAYQLDDEVGTVNYIDKLIARQEQHNADDYHTCLKIIGEILRSRFGGLDPATAPPEMFADLYRQMETEKVDGWDYSRYGSPRYFLLLLRRHAMTGAFVHPKHGGNSGAAGWMYLESRFRDARDATLFDWRRALESPLGHNTDYRG
- a CDS encoding GMC oxidoreductase; translated protein: MDGESATVVVIGSGAGGAPLTHTLVRAGHRVVVLEKGPLLRTQAQSPGGLSDFKRDECFATGSEKRITVQGVANTGESFYSSHVEPDLNDEPHVYRDSDGRDRVTIEGYTAQLVGGGTQLYGGVSPRFTPEDLRLATLNASRGDLRDDPGGEVRREARDWPLDYAALEPYYTRAEELVGINGTWGGQAKVPSQDRYQPPLDPNPISAYAAAGMDALGMRRYRTPLAVITRDHPPSGRTVPADADSIKTAFVNRYGDPLGLKSNVWVSLLAPLREVNGSGGLDLRANCTVTHLEADGPRVTKVHYRDPGGWPRTITAGTVVVACSAIESVRLLQLSGLLDPAFDKRVNANGLLGRYFLTHCFGGAQCIVPERADKSRTLDSDWATDHCARPEWFRAQGLWAGGVIYNNTSDGALPLSLARTWHAMDMDSMWKGYLYDTGIVGDGFEDYLEDSFGRRLSVAFMANQVPQRENRIELHPSVTDKWGRPVAYIIKSWHPHDRALMDTLAEQCRQILVRGGDVRDVSSGSVGGSVVRIANHVLGGARFGTNAADSVLDPDCRVWNFDNLYVTDGAFMPTSGSANPTLTIEANSFRVGDVLLDRVGRT